In Metopolophium dirhodum isolate CAU chromosome 5, ASM1992520v1, whole genome shotgun sequence, the sequence TTAAgtgaattttaatgttttttttaaatagtcaaAAAATGTGTGTTGGTgcttaataatcataattcttaaatacctaactataattatctatatattatttctaaattgtacGTGTTTAACAGAAAATatacaagtaaaaattaataactatgttattgttatttgagcatattaaatactatacaatttgtGGTGCGTTCGATTAAAATGTGCcgttttaaataaagtaataatataattacataaatgttaaataaataactgaacattttatatgttGTATGTTTGTGTAACATGTATttgatacattatacattattttgatatattgaataatgaataacataCTTTGTTCGACATGTagttacgtaatataataataattaaatcatatattgtTAATTGCACTAAAATCTGGTGTAATATCGTAGGGATTAAATCTATTATATCTGTCtgtcgattataatttatttagcatTTAGCATTTACCCAGcaataaccttttttttaaatatctagttttgaataaacaaaagaaaattcttTCATACAATgtgttttatatgtattaattattgttttacctatatgaaatacatatattttaaaatattatgtttataacatcctatatataatcacaaaaatatttatatttctcatTAAAATATAGTGTTCGGTGGATTCctcgtttaaattattaattaagtacttaaataataaatataatatggtatagttaatatatataaaatggggtaaaaaaaaaacaagttgtataaagatataatatgtcACCTATCTAGAAAGGCGATTTTCCTATTAGAtaatagacatttaaaaaaatatatatatataatatgacatgttataaatattaaattataatatagtcatcgACCTAACAATAATTGCGCACATAATGTGTGTAACgtccatataatatgttaagtaggtataatatgaatatagatttatattgtaACGATTTAAATGCAATCATTCTGGAAATCGTTATTAGCTTAGAAATATGACGATAATTATTTACGCATGTAGTTGCTGTATTATTTACACATGTATAGTTTCTGTAGCCTACAAAACGAATATATTTACAAGCGGTGACCTTAagacaatagtattatatatacgtaagtAGGTACGCGTCTTATTGTACAACAAATGATGCAAACGCGGTATGCGCGAGCGTCCGATTTACATACAACACTAATGTGGTGTGTCCATGTAGAGGTACTGTCTGTAGTTGAAACGATTATTCTCTTTAACGTGCGTATAACAATATTCTTTTATGAACCGCGCAGATCGTAAGTTTTTTTCcgatcgtattatattattatacctagttgGAAAGATTATCGCGAACGGAGTGTTTatgtagtgtatataatattgtcgacTCCTGCAGacctgcaatataatatattttataatattttagttgtaggtataaaACTTTCGGttgcaaaaattataatattatctcggtCGCAGTGTGATAGTATTTCGTGAACCTATAGCTGACATTTAATATCAtgttagtatattacatataggCGATATGAGTGGCGTGGACCCCCCCGGTTGGGATGTCAACCGCCGTTCGCTTGGTGGGCGGTTGTCGTCACGATATGGGGTCACTCGCCGCGGTGTGTAATGCActattatatagcattatagcGTATTATGCACATAAAAATATgtgcaaattaaattttattcggtTTTAGTCGTGTGACGGTCGCGGGCTATAAAAATGATATCGCTATGGGCGTACGCGGTTTTCTAGAAAATATGTACGTCAAAGGTCTTGTCGATTATCGATATTATAACATCATATGTTTGCGGTGGCAGTGGACGTTCTGTTGACAGGTTGCTGTATAAAGCCGCAGGCACCATGGTCACTTTCTAAAGTTTACttgatttatagtatatatatttcaaaattttacgcGGGAGCAAAACCAAATTGAGCGTTTACGCGCTTATTTATATAAGCCGCTTACCTAATCTTTTCTAGTTTCAGCTATTATCGGATAATTACgagcataattatatataagtacataaaaaaaattatcagaaaAACTGTTACGTTATTTAAATGAGATAACGATAGTATTTCGGAGAGTAAAGACGTCGCTCCGAGTGTGATGCATGGGGGGAGGGGCATCTGACAAATTTGACAGTTTTATTTACggaaattacatttaaatttgccTTATATCTTCTAGATACACTTAGTTTACTTATCAATCGAACAACCGCGAACTTCTTGTTATATCgcgtatttaaaaagtataaatcgtAAATcctgtacttatatatatatatataggcgttAAACACaattatgatatgtatataaatggtgTGGTGGCCGATCAGAGGAATATCTGGTCGAGCAGCTCCTTGGTGAGCACTCTGTGCGGCCTGTCCGGTCGCGGCGTGGTCCGGTACAGTCGCTCGTTGATGTGGTACAGCTCCTTGCTGAGATCGCACCGCACGTTGAACCACCAGTCGCACACGAACACGGCCTGGCTGAACTGCGTGCCGTTCGGGCACAGGAACGACGCCTGCCGTCCGTCGATGTCACAATAGTGCCAGGCCTGGCACCTGGTGTCCACGTCCGCGAAGAAGCCCGGGTACGGTTGGTCGTCGCAATAGAAGTCGGTGTACGGCACCACGGCCAGTACCGGGTAGTCCGTGCCTGGCTTGCCTGCAACGGGGACGAAATGTTAGCATATTCCTataagtttgattttttaagtttttaattgtataactaaTTTACGACCGTTTACTACATTCTAATCGCAATATATTGTACGATCAAGACAAAAGTTGGTCACCTCCAAGTCAAGTGCTGTACAGAGGTGAGAGTTCAACGTTACAAAATATCAACCGACATAATTTATAACctaagctatatattatattatatagagtatatgttatataactattatgtgTGGTACAGAAGTCGTTGCAAAATGCAAATGTCACTTTTCGTAGTTTCTAGTGTAATTATGCCGatgtgttattaaaatattacacaattgCCAATTAGTTTGGTATGTCTGTGTGTAATAATTATCGCGATTTATGgtttacttaaaattttaatatcatttttgaTGTTTCCCGAAAGTCGGAAGTGGTGACATATTGTACCACCGGATTGATCACGTAGGCGCGATTTGGGTATAGGTTGTCTTGAAGCCTAAGGATCAGAGTGGTATCCACACACCATAGTTTTAGTTGTCTtgtacagttatttatttatttatatctttacaataataattaaatgcaaaCACCATCCAGATGGGTCGAAATCATAAAAAGATTGTGAAgctaaaataagtatttattattgactTTGGAAAATAATTGATGATGTATGACGGAAATtcgtaatgtaatataatataataataaataataataatttatggcaGTTATGACTTAAGATATTGTAAtgactaaacaaatatttaaaaaaaatcattagtcatagaatatattcaaaaacaaatgttaGTTGTCAGTTGTTGGTTCgttattaaagtaatatttataaacaactgCTATATGCTCTACTGCTCTGGCAAAGCGACATCGAAGAAACCAGGCAGGGGGTAAACATTTTACGTGAAAAAATGCTTTTCAGAAGATATATAAATGAGAAGACTCCTCGGTCGGTTGGGTTCATTCCACATTCTTTGCCCcgcaaatacataatatacatgattATCTTCGTCTTAATTCGAGGGATTAATCATGTGCTCTTTATTTGGTCAAACagctaattttaattttaaatgttttaaaattaaccaTTTCTCCACACACCTTACACGTCCTAGGTCCacagtgtttatttatttaatattttaatttaaaatgtaaaatatgataatattaaaatccttCAGACTGCATACGTGCGTACCTATAGGTGCTATAAATGTGACCTGCGCTGTTAATTATTACGCTTGTCGTGTGCCTATTGCAAAAGTACTCGCTGTCAAATGCCCGTAAGGCGTTTGCAAATATTTCGAACTCCAAATCGaaagcaataatatataataataatccatacCGCTCCGATTTCAACTACATGCGTCGGCGGTCGAGTTTCGTATTTAGTCTGACGTTTAAtcttatataaactattttttttttatctctgttatttgttaatttcgtttattttaattagaataagAAACCGCCGCCGGACTTCTCGATTCGTACCAAGTATATCACATCAaagattataatgtatacaatataataggtaataatatgtgtacatttattagtggattatataaatgtgttattGTTCTAACAACTGTTATTGGGTTGGTGAAAGACCgaaactattactattattatacgagtaggactgtataggtactcgttaaaatattatatttcctagTTAAAAAACACGCTTAACACTACTCGTAAGTTAAATATGCAAATCGATTtgcagtttataataataaccataattGACTGTAATAAATCAGAGATTGTTGATTCGACGTGTCGATTCTCGGAAGTCTGGGTGATGGGGACACAAAAAGCCAATATGTACCGTGGTTAtaatgttttgatattaaagTTAATTACGGTCCCGCCGCCGCATGCGATCTACATTCACTCGTTAaggttaataataatgatccaTATTAAGACGTTCGAGACGAGTTATTAGATGTGAATTTTCGCGCgtatcataatagtatattaatatgtatgtatacatttcactatacatatatatatatattatattatcgccgtgaaaatatataatatatatatatatatacgttgcAACCGAACGCCGACGCAGACCTTGAAATATTTGTACCAAAAATCATCAATTTGTGTCCTTCTGCGGCTGCAGCATTATATTCTGTACATCAGCTGTAATTCGTTAATGTACACGAAATATCAAATAGGTTTATCattcttatatacctatacagccCGCGTGTTATTATGTGTCCTttctaaagtaaaaattaaatacaaatcgtTCTATCGagtgcaataaataataatacagcgtTACGATACCGCCTCACGTCTattgttcttattattataccgtgtaaaatatttgtcatcgcgtcgcataatattataataatataatatattattgggtaGTGGGTACACCTTCGCGTGCGttcgttaaataaatatatatatatatatacatatatattatcctATGTCCTCAAGCTCAAAGCATGCAACGAGTACAAATCTTTTTTTAATGGCGATGTCgttaaaatgttgtcaacaaaatgtttttttctcgaTATCCCAAATAGAATTTATATCCACGTTTCGTTGCAATTTGTCGAATTCGTATCGTCAGCAGCACTCTTAGAaagtgtttatatttattttaatattcagcgcgtgtttaatattattacgtgtgaagcttaatattaaaatatggacATCGTATTCATTCGCATTCGATTGGTTGCGTAACTTCATCAAAAACCTATACGGGTATACTTGAATATTATAACGTTCAATTTAGTCATTGTTGCCGTCATATTTGATAAAGTATGAGGGattcgtaaatataataaaaacagtgCTCTTGAATTTTCTATGATGAGTATTTGACTATTTACCTTTgaaacgtattttaaatataatataatatgtacttatagatatgatgacaaaataaaacaacGAATCAAAAGTAAAGCCGCGCAttctttcaaaaaatttttgaaatcttttctatataaattttttaaagattataaaataaaatagttaatacaacTAATTCGTGGTTGTATCGATTTCGATAATTGTACAAATTCGTGTATCTACTTGCAggcataaaatcatattatgcaaAAACTCCCGATTACATTTTTGCCCTGTGTTTTTTTTCTCGATATTATGCAAATGCCTAGAATTTCGGTTAACAGCAATTTTTGAACCACTGATCATGGATCTTCAATTAGCTTTCTCTCGGATGATATTCCATTGAATAACGTGTTAACAAAACACCATTAGGTAATATTTGCGCGCGTGCTGGCTGCCATATCAATTATTTGGCAGCGAGGCAGCGGTGACACATTATAGTATGTTCATTATTCAGTACATTACGTTAGTAATGCCGACTCATGTCTCGCAGATATTAAtcactgttattatattataataattattcaatattaatattaaggaTGACAATATATCGCAACTATTAACTAACCATGTTTCGGGTATAATCGTAATTCGGTCAGCTAACCTATAACCGTGTAAATAGCATGACAACTATACCTGGAATCGACCTTCCTAGTTCCAAGTATTCCCTCACGGACGGACTCAGAAATCCCGGCGGTACTTTGGTCGTTTCCTCGTCATCGTCCTCGAGTTTATCTCTTTGGTCCAAACCGTCCGCATCGTCGTCTCCTCCGGCGTCTCGCGTCTCCAACGCTCTGGCGCTCTTAGATTTCTTGCCATCTTCCGAACCTCCTGTACACAACCAAAcgacattatttatttatcaaatcaaatttttgtaCATcgctttattattatgtgccaCTACTGCGTATTTACATTGTCAATTCAACCCGACACTGTCTGTGTCTCGGGTCAAACGTTGAATAATAGACCCATTTGAAAGTGGCTGCgtaacgtttttattttctatgtttcataataattcTTAGGCACGCGTTGGCGTGCGCCCGAACACAGACGTGACCTCACaggtcatttattattataacccgaattatacctactttacgtgtataatatgtggATCTTGTGTCCGCGTATTAATGAGACTGCatgatatataatagtaatatattttattatctcctAACCGCGCTcacgtgcgtgtgtgtgtgcttgTTTGATCATCGTATTGTGCTTGCAGCCAATCCAAAGAAGCTGTGTATATTTGATGACTGCAAGTCAACGACAATTCAAGTTTAATGTGATAAACATGTATGTAGTTAGCGAGGTTAATCACTTTTGAGGAAACGATCCGATGATAATATAGTAATCGATCGCTATTACCACCGGACCtatgtaataaaattttttttattgtttgccAGAGTTCAAACTTTAggctattgtatattatagtcgcGGTGTTTATAGTTTCGACCTTAACATTATTAGGGGACTCTCGAGTTGTAGACTCCCGTTTTTCGTCACTTTCCACTGTCAGTGTGCGCCCGGTGGgcgtttttattatgttattctttattttatcaCAATCGTTATTAATAACGAAGTCGTGCTTGCCCCGAAGCTGTGTGTGCCGAGTGTTCTAGATACGTGACTCGGAGGCGTGGCTAAAACCTTTCGAAAAAAGCTACCTACACCTACACCTACGAGACCTTGTACCCAAAATTTGCGAATTATGTTTGAATTGACAAAAAGGTCTATTTATTTTCGTCCTTTTTATTCCTGCATTAAATCTAGGGTGCTCGATCTCCAAAGAACAGGTTTCGTTATCTCCCACCCCACATTGACTGGCGATATtccaaataataacttatactgGAAACCTGTTTCTTTGTGAGTCGTTCATTCAGATACAAACAACGCGTCTAATGGTGTACTTTAAAGTTATACTAAGTACATATAGTTCTTATTATATGACACTCTGATTTAAATTCTCCCTTTCTAAACACACTGTGAATGCCTACCACATTGTTCTTATATACAGACTGATTGAACTAAGACTTGATAAATACTCTAAATTGACAAATAATGTAACGGttatacatattgttttttgactaaaatcataatattctatttgtGA encodes:
- the LOC132945122 gene encoding uncharacterized protein LOC132945122; this translates as MYFSNLFNIILVCSVLSVIFIPNIGGSEDGKKSKSARALETRDAGGDDDADGLDQRDKLEDDDEETTKVPPGFLSPSVREYLELGRSIPGKPGTDYPVLAVVPYTDFYCDDQPYPGFFADVDTRCQAWHYCDIDGRQASFLCPNGTQFSQAVFVCDWWFNVRCDLSKELYHINERLYRTTPRPDRPHRVLTKELLDQIFL